The Gossypium hirsutum isolate 1008001.06 chromosome D07, Gossypium_hirsutum_v2.1, whole genome shotgun sequence genome includes the window CTAGAAGAGTTGAAGAGTGCCAGGGTAAAATCATGTAGTGCTATTCTAGGGTCTCATGTGAGAAGCACATAGGAACATTTGGGCGGACGTGCTCACATATAAGCGTGTTCTTTTTTGATAAAGTGATCGAGTTTACAAGATCTTCTAGAGTGGTAAGTGTAACAAATATAGATGtaagaaaatttttataatatgatGTATTCAGGGTGAAATTAGGAAATCATTTTAAggagtcgaaattaaattataattttcagaatagaaaaaaaatacaattttaccattttaataaattatatttttataatttttaaagaattaaattaaatttttatatttttaaaagggttaaagtataattttacctttactaatttaaaatttaatttttttttattttaggatgTCAGGTCCAGTACTCCTAATTTTGCCACCGGTTCTTTTGgtatatcaatattttaaatacaattatttgtaaaaaaaaccGTAACATAATGTAGAAGAGAAAGGGATTACCAAGTCATTGTAATATGAAATTTTCATTCTTCCTTTTCTggtatttaattttgttttcaaaatttacatACATGAACATGAACATGAACATGAACATGAACAGTAGTTTCTagatcccaatacaaaacattaGGATTTTAGAATACAACGAAAAAGAAAATTGGAGTATCTGACAGAGAATTTGATTACActgtaaaaaggaaaaagaaaagcttGATCCATACcccatgtatgcatgtatgtaccTTTATCTCTCGGAGGTTGCTTGGTTTTCAATTCAAGCAACATGAATGAATCTTGATTCTTGAATACAATTTATTATCTGTATGAACATATTTTTGTGTATTATGTGCAGTCTTTAGTTTGGTTTTTGGATCAATTTCTATGGCAGTCCTTCAATATTCTTCAGCTTCACACAATCATCTTCCTCTGCAATTTCAGTCCCGTAAGAAAATTTACCTTCCTGGTTGGTTTTGCAGCTATTGAAGAAGAAGCAACTCACAACAGTATCAAGAACAACGATTATGGAATATAAAAAAGCAATGAAAATCGCTTCCAAAGCCATTGAAAAGCAGGTGAAATCACCACCATTTCTATAAGCTCTCACAACACGGTAATGGAACAGTGCTTCAATGGCTGCCATGGTTAGATTCAGAGGTAAAGCCAATGTCAAAGCGGTTGAAGTTCTTCCTTTTATAAGAACACAAGCTTTTAGAATGGACAAATATCCACCAGATCCTTGGATTCCAGATGAAACCAAtgcaaaattagaaattaaaatggCATTGGCCACAAGTACCGAATAAAGAACAGCCCCAAAAGCTGACATCAAAAGAATCCaatttggggatgaaaatcccaaCCCATCAAGGAAATTGAACCCAAACAGCAAAACAGAGAAAGGTGTGGCGTTGGCTGAGATGATTAAGAAGAAATTGCAGATTAGAGTTTCGAGGAGAGGTTTGTAAAGTGAAAGAACCCAAGAGAAAGAAGGTTGTTTGAAGCTTTTCCCATGGCGAAAACAACTGATTATGGAGGCTTTGGATAAGAGGAAGAAAGAGAAGGTGAAAGGGAGTGCAAAGACGGAGAAACAGATGGTTTGGGAAAGTTTGGAACTGAGAAATGTAAAGGAATCTGATGAATAAGGGAACCCAGAGGCCTGGAAAACAACACTGAGACGGCCATGGATTGATTGaaacaaggaagaagatggaaCAAAGATTTGGGAGAGAAGAAGAGAAAGTGAGTAAGGGAAAGCAAGAAGTGCGGGAGTTAAAGTGAAATAATGATAATTTTGAAGGAAGGTGTAGATTGATCTTCTCATAATCTTGGTTGATTTCTCCATTTGAATGATGAGGGGTGAAGAAAACATGAAAGTATATGCAAACGTAGCCTCAACTATGCCCCCTTTTCTTCAAGTTGGGTGTTAATAGAAATGAATAAGATTGGCCAACCCCTAAACACCAAATCAATTTGTAGAGGGGGAGagaccttattattattattattattcattatagAGGGTGAGTTGTTTGGAGATTGTTTATAACAATGAGATTCTTTGGACtcattgggttttttttttttttttttgtaatctcAATCACCTAATATAACAACTcatgtgaaaaaaaataatatataaaaatttggtTGAAATTAGAAGTTTTCATGGGAGCTTTTTTTAATTGCAAGTTTAACTTGATTTCATTTTAACAGAATCATCACATGTTTGAttgactattttttaatataaaattaatcttAAATTATACGTaccattcataaatatttatggggcgttgataatatatatatagcttgGTTTTTACTCCCTTGTTAAAGATAAAGTGTTGATTACTTATTTAAAACTCATCATTATATGCATCAATGCAAGTCTTCTTCTTATTTATACAATCTTCAATCATATGATATTTCATTCCTTTCATGTGCTCTCAATTCCTCAATCAACCTATAATTTCTTAACAATTATTAAGATttctgccattttcaaaattaatcaacACTATTCAgcaaatataaatttgtcaaataTAGGAAAGGGTTTGAgaaatttaaagtaataaaaagtaGTACCTTACTTTAGGACTTGTATGAAGATTACTTATTGGTTTGGTTCTATAGATTGTgtctaatataaaataatttttcaatttatctgTTTAAAATTAAGgataatttatctaaaaaaatttattactaaattttatttttatttatttataattataaaaatatttaaatattaagattaatttattattttattattttaaaataataatatcctTTTAAACTAGTTCAAACCTAACTTGAAatcaacttaaataaaaataggaaTAATATTTGATACATTTGTTGGTGCATAAGTCTTATACATCAtactattaataaataataacatgacacatcatcattaaattaaataaaaaaataaagaacttgtaaataaatactaataattccATTTAAGCATAATTAAACATTAATCGTAACTATTAtagataaatattaataactctaGGATTTAGGATATTGAGTTTTGAATTTAGAGTTTAGGCTTTAATGTTTAGAGTTCtagcatttatttataattaattattatttaatcatgtttaaataaagttattaatatttatatacaagTCCTCCACtactttttgttttaattaatggTGAGGTGTCATGTATTATTCACCGACAATGAATGAGATTAAATAATCTCCCACCAAAATAAATAACTGTGGTGGTCATGTTTATTGAGTTTGCTGTCAAGAGATTGATagttgtcttttttatttttgataaaataaataataataactatacAAAGAAAATGAAATCTCCTAAACAGTAAGTGTAAGGAATAAGAAAATATTGTTTCCCTACCTACAAAGTAGCTAAAGTATTTTAAGCCGTCGTCGTTGCACAATCATGAACCTCCTCTATCCAATAAGTTACTTCATTTCTTCTAAATGAGCCACTTTGTTACTTCCTCTATCCACATGCATGAActtacaaatttcaaaatttagagaatttgattttttttgcatCTGCAATAATATTACTGACGGTTGAATGATCTTAGTTATTTGAGCTAAGGTTTCGAATCTCCTTACACTATCACCTTGCGAAAATCCAAAGAGAACTGCTAGGAGGCATGCCCTTGCTTTAGCTGCCAAACAATCAGGTACATTCTTGAAAACTTGTACACTTGAGCGCAACACAAATGTCCCAATATCTCTAATCACTATACCTGCACTTGCTTATTTCAAGGATTCTTTGAAACCCGcatcaaatttgatttttattaaacaGTCTGGCGGCGGTCTCCACTTTCTACTCATTGATTCTCAGTCCCAGGTAATTTCTCCTTCGAACATTCTAACTCCCTTTCATATGACTTTACCGTGGTCACAATGTGTTGCGCATCCTTGGGAACACCATCGTGAACTAACTTACTTCCCGATGACCAAATTGCCCAGATTCCAATTGATATATTATTGTTAGCAAATTTGAGCATAAGCCAATCCTGTACCGCATAGTTTGATACTTTAGTAGGCCAGCTAATATCCAATGATCTCCACACTTCTAATGCAGTATTACACTTTGCGACCACATGAGAGACATTGCAGACAAATTGATGAAGATACCAACCTCTTGACATGGAGATTAGCCAAAGAAGGAACATAATTGTGAAAGAAATGCCAAACTGTAGGAATAGGTATTTTCCATAATTTTCTATAAAAAGGCCTATATTAATTTGCTTGAGTAGTAGTAGAGGTAGATGTAGATATACCCCCTTGAAAAAAAAGCTTGTATCCGCTCTGCACACTGTACTCCCCGATACATTCCCTTTTCCACAACAAGCAATCCTCAATCCAATGTCACACAATAAGCACACAAAATTCTATATGCTTCCCTTTCAATAAAGAGGTTTGAGTATCCAATCCTCCCTCCACATGTGAGTATGATGATCAATAAGATTAGCAATCATATTCACCTCATCCGTAACAATTGATTCTTTTATTTTGCATTTATCATTGCCCGAAACCCATGCATCATTCTAAATGGAGATAGTATGCCCTCTTCCAACCTTCCACCGTATGCTCGACTCAAGTAGTCCTCCTGCAGGCCATATGCTTCTCCAAATATACAGTGGGTAAGACTTGCTTTTAAAAACCCAGTTAACGGGTAATATTTTAGATGCATGAAAGATTACATAAGCCACAATTACATTATCAATGATAAGCCTACCAGACACAAAAGCACCCTGGGCTTTGCTAATGTGGAAATCTAAAACCTTTTAGAGCCTATTAGAAACTACCTTCGAGATGATTTTATATAAAACCATACAAAGACTTATGGGTCTAAACTAAACCATATTTTTTTGGAAAAGGGACTTTGGGAATTAAAACAATCTGAGTGCAATTTACATCTTCAATGGAGATCTCCCGGTTTAAAACT containing:
- the LOC107953459 gene encoding uncharacterized protein, producing MFSSPLIIQMEKSTKIMRRSIYTFLQNYHYFTLTPALLAFPYSLSLLLSQIFVPSSSLFQSIHGRLSVVFQASGFPYSSDSFTFLSSKLSQTICFSVFALPFTFSFFLLSKASIISCFRHGKSFKQPSFSWVLSLYKPLLETLICNFFLIISANATPFSVLLFGFNFLDGLGFSSPNWILLMSAFGAVLYSVLVANAILISNFALVSSGIQGSGGYLSILKACVLIKGRTSTALTLALPLNLTMAAIEALFHYRVVRAYRNGGDFTCFSMALEAIFIAFLYSIIVVLDTVVSCFFFNSCKTNQEGKFSYGTEIAEEDDCVKLKNIEGLP